Proteins encoded by one window of Monoglobus pectinilyticus:
- a CDS encoding MerR family transcriptional regulator — translation MKKYFLIGEAAKMVNMTSETLRHYDRIDLVKPSKYDEQTKYRYYTQQDIIRLNAVRALQMMDLPLQKIKTVLEYNDLEKIIKFLTEAEKNADEKIETLQYSKSKIQLAKADYERKLKGRQNIQNNFVYNFPERVIMLSDTMETPTLDNLWNYLSHFYDKFEPSLKEQFAFEDLAGIYTENGISRLFAVCIRHADIEGLKILPGGKYLCSYCTEENRKIILDKLIQTANEKYNIKPKFTIQQIVVSGILQWNYQAQIYLG, via the coding sequence ATGAAAAAATATTTTTTAATCGGAGAAGCCGCCAAAATGGTTAATATGACAAGCGAGACTCTCCGCCATTACGACCGGATTGATTTAGTGAAACCGAGCAAATATGATGAGCAGACAAAATACCGCTATTATACACAGCAGGATATTATACGTCTGAACGCAGTTCGAGCATTGCAGATGATGGATTTGCCTTTACAGAAAATTAAAACTGTTCTGGAATATAACGACCTTGAAAAAATTATTAAATTTCTGACAGAAGCAGAAAAGAATGCCGATGAAAAAATAGAGACGCTCCAATACAGCAAATCAAAAATTCAATTAGCTAAAGCGGACTACGAAAGAAAACTGAAAGGACGGCAAAATATTCAAAATAATTTTGTATATAATTTTCCCGAACGTGTAATTATGCTTTCAGACACTATGGAGACGCCAACACTTGATAATCTTTGGAACTATCTCAGCCATTTTTATGATAAATTTGAGCCGTCGCTAAAAGAACAGTTTGCGTTTGAAGATTTGGCTGGTATCTATACGGAGAACGGAATATCAAGATTATTCGCTGTATGTATACGCCATGCGGATATAGAAGGATTAAAAATTCTGCCCGGAGGTAAATATTTGTGTTCTTATTGTACTGAAGAAAACAGAAAAATCATTTTAGACAAACTTATACAAACAGCCAACGAAAAGTACAACATAAAGCCTAAGTTTACAATACAGCAAATAGTGGTGTCCGGTATTTTACAATGGAATTATCAGGCTCAAATATATTTGGGTTAA
- a CDS encoding DUF6514 family protein translates to MRENYRYSYLKERYYHEDIGSYYSYAIKINNYVKQSISILPDISPDEEVVKKIVRICNEIQLEPEYIDEVFEQFV, encoded by the coding sequence ATGAGAGAAAACTATAGATATTCATATTTAAAAGAAAGATACTATCATGAGGATATAGGAAGCTATTATTCTTATGCGATAAAAATAAATAATTATGTTAAGCAAAGTATTAGTATTCTGCCGGATATATCTCCGGATGAGGAGGTAGTAAAAAAGATTGTAAGAATATGCAATGAGATTCAGTTGGAACCTGAATACATAGATGAAGTTTTTGAGCAGTTTGTTTAA
- a CDS encoding helix-turn-helix domain-containing protein, with amino-acid sequence MNLIKVNIGKMLYSKRMELNLSQEQMAEKCCISVRQYIDLENSKRIPMLETFINITIACDMDIGVFIHNLIESGYEITDDKNARQEKK; translated from the coding sequence TTGAATTTGATAAAAGTAAATATAGGAAAAATGTTATATTCAAAGCGTATGGAGCTGAATCTGAGCCAGGAACAAATGGCTGAAAAATGCTGTATATCCGTCAGACAATATATAGACTTAGAAAACTCCAAAAGAATACCTATGCTTGAAACTTTTATAAATATAACTATTGCATGTGATATGGATATAGGGGTGTTTATTCATAATTTAATTGAGTCCGGTTATGAAATTACAGATGATAAAAATGCGAGGCAAGAGAAAAAATGA
- the mscL gene encoding large conductance mechanosensitive channel protein MscL: protein MKKIIGEFKEFIMRGNVLDLAVGVIIGGAFKTIVDSLTNDIISPILGLFGGLDFSSMVLSIGGVNLKYGSFITAIINFLIMAVVIFIFVKIVNSVISFGKKKPADEPVTTKVCPYCCTEIDINATKCPHCTSELIEIEPETLESGEPDVI from the coding sequence ATGAAAAAAATTATAGGCGAGTTCAAAGAATTCATAATGCGCGGAAACGTGCTCGACTTGGCAGTCGGCGTTATAATCGGCGGAGCGTTTAAGACCATCGTTGATTCACTGACAAATGACATAATTTCACCGATACTCGGCTTATTCGGAGGTCTTGATTTTTCAAGCATGGTTTTGTCTATCGGAGGAGTTAACCTCAAATATGGTTCATTTATTACTGCTATAATAAACTTTTTAATTATGGCCGTAGTTATTTTCATATTTGTTAAAATAGTTAACAGTGTGATAAGTTTCGGAAAAAAGAAACCTGCAGACGAGCCTGTTACAACCAAAGTTTGCCCATACTGCTGCACAGAAATAGACATAAATGCGACAAAGTGTCCTCATTGTACATCTGAACTGATAGAAATTGAACCTGAAACTCTAGAGAGCGGGGAGCCTGATGTTATATAA
- a CDS encoding DUF4097 family beta strand repeat-containing protein, with protein MKKVIVIIMCLTFGAILLMGCSESGEDNFEKKYYTLNGEEIAGLNIDVRDREIKITFSNDNQVHIDYFESDKEYYSIFVSNDKVLHMNAEDSKEWPDYIGGKTTAGNRKIYVQLPGEFLKTLSLSTSNGNITLPSLNVTDSISISANGGNTTFDKLNAGNSIIIKSKNGDINGSVKGSYDEYSVESNIKKGESNLPPDKKGGEKILSVSNNNGNTNIDFVSD; from the coding sequence ATGAAAAAAGTTATAGTAATTATAATGTGTTTAACATTTGGAGCAATTCTTTTAATGGGATGTTCTGAGAGCGGCGAGGATAATTTTGAGAAAAAATACTATACTTTAAATGGAGAAGAGATAGCAGGATTAAATATTGACGTTCGGGATAGAGAAATAAAAATAACGTTTTCAAATGATAATCAAGTACATATTGACTATTTTGAAAGTGATAAGGAGTATTATAGTATTTTTGTTTCCAATGATAAGGTTCTTCATATGAATGCAGAAGACAGTAAAGAGTGGCCGGATTATATTGGAGGAAAAACGACGGCCGGTAATAGGAAAATATATGTGCAGCTGCCCGGCGAGTTTTTAAAAACGTTGTCATTGTCAACGTCAAACGGTAATATAACGCTGCCGAGTTTAAATGTAACGGATTCTATATCCATTTCTGCAAACGGAGGAAATACAACATTTGATAAGCTTAATGCGGGAAATAGTATAATAATAAAATCAAAAAACGGAGATATAAACGGTTCGGTTAAAGGAAGTTATGATGAATATTCTGTTGAGAGCAATATAAAAAAAGGGGAAAGCAATCTGCCGCCGGACAAAAAGGGCGGTGAAAAGATTTTAAGTGTGTCAAATAACAATGGTAATACCAATATTGATTTTGTCAGCGATTAA
- a CDS encoding DUF445 domain-containing protein, translating into MNIQFLIGPVIGLIIGYVTNNIAIKMLFRPLKPVYIGKRRVPFTPGLIPKEKERIAKTIGGVVSTELLDNDTINKTLLSDGIISGITGLVEKLFNKMKLSEKTVREELYQKLDKDLVDNMTEKAEEDIAALIHAKLSKFNFGTEISKKVIVNIRNQYIEKGRIKAAFAKLVDDNMINSLAEPIGKTIDKMVSENSEAIVGDLIKNETGRIMDTKTSEIAERYWHSIPKIKSAVQSVYIRTVKNDLPKVMEKLNIAKIVEDKINGYNIKEFEDLLFSIMKKELNAIIWLGALLGFVMGFLNAFISIIFS; encoded by the coding sequence ATGAATATACAATTTTTAATCGGACCGGTTATTGGGCTTATTATCGGATATGTTACTAACAATATTGCGATAAAAATGCTGTTTAGGCCGCTGAAGCCTGTATATATCGGCAAGCGGCGCGTTCCGTTTACGCCCGGTTTGATACCGAAAGAAAAAGAGCGGATAGCGAAAACTATCGGAGGAGTTGTCAGCACTGAGCTTTTGGACAACGATACCATAAACAAGACGCTTTTGTCGGACGGTATAATATCAGGTATAACCGGGCTGGTGGAAAAACTGTTTAATAAAATGAAACTGAGTGAGAAAACTGTCCGTGAGGAGCTTTATCAGAAACTTGATAAAGATTTGGTTGATAATATGACCGAAAAGGCAGAGGAAGATATAGCCGCTCTCATACACGCCAAACTTTCAAAATTTAATTTCGGAACTGAGATATCCAAAAAAGTTATAGTTAATATCAGAAATCAATATATAGAAAAGGGCAGGATAAAAGCCGCATTTGCCAAATTGGTGGATGACAATATGATTAACAGCCTGGCGGAACCTATTGGAAAGACCATTGACAAAATGGTTTCTGAAAATTCGGAGGCAATAGTAGGCGACTTAATAAAAAATGAGACCGGCAGGATTATGGACACAAAGACCAGTGAAATTGCTGAAAGATATTGGCATTCAATACCCAAAATAAAGTCCGCGGTTCAGTCTGTATATATCAGAACAGTAAAAAATGATTTGCCTAAGGTTATGGAAAAACTTAATATTGCGAAAATTGTTGAAGATAAAATAAACGGATACAATATTAAAGAGTTTGAAGATTTGTTGTTTTCCATAATGAAAAAGGAATTAAACGCTATAATTTGGCTCGGAGCTTTGCTTGGATTTGTCATGGGATTTCTAAACGCGTTTATATCCATAATATTCAGCTGA